The genome window GGCTGGCTCTGCCTGACGCTCTTCCGGACCGACGGCCACGCTCCATCGTCGCCGCTGCCCCCCGGCATCGCCTCGATGCTGGCTCATGACTGGACGGGGGACGTCGCCGGCCAGATCCGGGACGAGGCAGGACGCCCTCTCCAGAACGCGCAGGTGCTCGTCGTGGTCAAGACGTGGCCGGACCATTCCTACTTTCAGCGGGCCTATCTCGCGGTCACGACGCGGGACGGCCGGTTTCTCATTCAGGATGTGCATCCCCTCAACGAGCGGTATGAGGTCCAGGTGGCCGCCGTCGCCAACGGCCGGGTGCTGAAGTCGTCGTACCATTCCGCGGCCGCGGGAGAACTGGATCCGGTCGTGATGGAGCTGGCCCCCTCGTCGGGGCTGGCGGTCCAGGTGGAATCCGAGCAGGGAACCCGCCTGCCGGACGTGGAAGTCCTGCCGCAACGACGGATCGAAGCGGGGGGGACCGAGCATCTCGTCTACTTCGACAGTGCCCAGAGCCTCGTGCGGCGGACCGACGATCGCGGCCGCGCGGAGCTTCCTTATTTCCGTTCCGGCGACACGGCGAACTTTCTCGTCCGGACCGCGCAGGGGGAGTGGAAGTCGCATGCCGTCAAGGTGCCGGACGCGGGCGAGGTCGTGACCATTCGGACCGCGCTGTAAGTCCGTCGGCCGGCGTTCTCCGGGCCCGGTCCGTCGGGCCTCTTCTCCACAATCCCCGTCAATCCGACCGCGTTGCCGCGGCGAGTTCATTCACTTCGGGAGGGACCGGTATGAGTCGCACATGGATTTTCCGATGTCTGTTGACCCTGGGGCTGACACTGGGGGGACTGCCGGCGGGAGGACCGACGGCCTGGAGCGACGATAAGGGGAAAGAGGTGCTCGTCGAAGAGAGCTTCGAGGCGGGCATGAAGACGCCGGACGGCTGGCAGGAGGGACCGGCGGTTCCCGGGGTCAAGTACGTCTACGACCAGAAGACCGCGTCGAAAGGGGAACGCAGCCTGAGCCTGCAGAAGTCGGAGAAGCGGTACTTCCCGGTGGGGAGCTGGTCGCGGACGTTCCCGCACAAGAGCCAGCGGCGGGCTCTCCAGGTCGCCGTTCAGGTCAAGGCCGCCAAGGCGACGAAGGCGGTCGTCGATGTGCAGTTCTTCGGCGCCGGCGACGAGCTGCTGCAGCACGAGTGGGCCATCTATGTCGGGCAGAAGAAGCCGACCGACAAGGTGGCGACGCATGACTGGAAGCGGTACGAGGGGAGCGTCGCGATCCCGGAGGGGACGATGCAGATCGCCATCGCCCTGCAGATCTACGGTCCGGGGGATGTCTGGTTCGATGAGCTGGACGTGCAGTACGTGGACGCCGGCGGGGCCGCGGGGCCGGCGGCCGGTAAGAAGAAGGCGGCGGCTGAGGGCTCACCGGGAAGCACGAGCGTTGACGCGGATCCTCCGTTGCCCTCCCCAATCGAGGTGAAGGCCGCGGGAGGCGGGCTGGCGCGGTACGTCCTGATTCCGCCGACGCAGGCTCTCCCGGAGAAGGGCCGGATCCCGCTCCTCCTCGTGTTGCCGGGGGGCGATGGGTCGGTCGAGTTTCATCCGTTCGTGCGGAGCATTCACGAGTCCGCGCTCGAGGGACGGTTCGCCGTCGCGCAGGTCATCGCTCCGCCGCACGTCGTGTGGCCGACGCGGTCGTCGACCGCCACTTGGGGAACCACGAGCGAATCCCTGGCGGCGATCATCGACGATGTCGCCCGGCGGCAGGGGATCGACAAGGAGCAGGTCTATGCCCTGGCCTGGTCCTCCAGCGGGCCGGCGGTGTACGAGGCGATGCTGGAACCTCGCTCCCCGCTGGCGGGTGCCTTTATCGCGATGTCGGTCTTCCGGCCCGGCGACTTGCCGCCGCTGGCTGCCGCGTCGGGACGCCGGATCTATCTGCTGC of Planctomyces sp. SH-PL14 contains these proteins:
- a CDS encoding carboxypeptidase-like regulatory domain-containing protein encodes the protein MMIGPMLRALRHYLRTPAARSAEQFGDAIEEEIAFHIAARAQELMDRGLPEAEAYRAARQKFGDPSRVAAECHEAALGGLIVWHRLHLAVTASLAAVVGWLCLTLFRTDGHAPSSPLPPGIASMLAHDWTGDVAGQIRDEAGRPLQNAQVLVVVKTWPDHSYFQRAYLAVTTRDGRFLIQDVHPLNERYEVQVAAVANGRVLKSSYHSAAAGELDPVVMELAPSSGLAVQVESEQGTRLPDVEVLPQRRIEAGGTEHLVYFDSAQSLVRRTDDRGRAELPYFRSGDTANFLVRTAQGEWKSHAVKVPDAGEVVTIRTAL
- a CDS encoding alpha/beta hydrolase, producing MSRTWIFRCLLTLGLTLGGLPAGGPTAWSDDKGKEVLVEESFEAGMKTPDGWQEGPAVPGVKYVYDQKTASKGERSLSLQKSEKRYFPVGSWSRTFPHKSQRRALQVAVQVKAAKATKAVVDVQFFGAGDELLQHEWAIYVGQKKPTDKVATHDWKRYEGSVAIPEGTMQIAIALQIYGPGDVWFDELDVQYVDAGGAAGPAAGKKKAAAEGSPGSTSVDADPPLPSPIEVKAAGGGLARYVLIPPTQALPEKGRIPLLLVLPGGDGSVEFHPFVRSIHESALEGRFAVAQVIAPPHVVWPTRSSTATWGTTSESLAAIIDDVARRQGIDKEQVYALAWSSSGPAVYEAMLEPRSPLAGAFIAMSVFRPGDLPPLAAASGRRIYLLHSPEDSVCPYRMAADAKERLTAAGVDVTLVDYAGGHGWHGPVQENLKRGIAWLRRPSSAAK